A stretch of the Actinoalloteichus fjordicus genome encodes the following:
- a CDS encoding helix-turn-helix domain-containing protein: MRCAADCAALPRSCETVTADANQEIHMKKIHWASLCYMAKASRSPRARTLGNAIRALRESKSLPAREVARRISTYAPFIGRVESGTKLLTVDEASVLLGALEASPEQRNRILDLVRDLDRPNWHLSGANLPDQLETLIMYEREATQITEVSLMLIPGLLQTGDYARAVIHSGREGGDDTLVYTRLGRQEILNKPSGPRFVGILDEGAVRREVGGPDVMAHQLGHLTKLMREGTIDIRVLPVSLGVHAAMSGSFWIGEFADATPIVHLEHLAHGSFIDEPSDVEPFLTARSNLLAAALDSAESADLIAAAAERHARDEAR, translated from the coding sequence GTGCGATGCGCGGCCGATTGCGCCGCGCTTCCCAGATCATGTGAAACTGTTACAGCAGATGCAAACCAGGAAATTCATATGAAAAAGATTCATTGGGCTAGCCTGTGTTACATGGCGAAGGCTTCTAGGTCACCCCGGGCACGAACGTTGGGCAATGCCATCAGGGCACTGCGAGAGTCGAAGAGCCTGCCTGCGCGCGAGGTGGCCCGACGAATCAGCACCTATGCGCCGTTCATCGGCCGGGTCGAGAGTGGAACAAAACTGCTCACCGTGGACGAGGCGTCAGTCCTACTCGGCGCGCTGGAAGCTTCACCCGAACAGCGCAACCGAATTCTCGATCTCGTCCGTGATCTGGACCGCCCGAACTGGCATCTGTCGGGCGCGAATCTTCCCGACCAGCTCGAAACTTTGATCATGTACGAACGTGAGGCAACCCAGATCACCGAGGTGTCGCTGATGCTCATCCCCGGTCTGCTGCAGACCGGGGACTACGCCCGCGCGGTCATCCACTCAGGACGCGAGGGTGGCGACGACACACTCGTCTACACCCGTCTCGGCAGGCAGGAAATACTGAACAAGCCGTCCGGTCCGCGTTTCGTCGGCATCTTGGACGAGGGCGCTGTCCGCCGGGAGGTCGGTGGGCCGGACGTGATGGCTCATCAACTCGGCCATCTGACGAAGCTGATGCGTGAGGGCACGATCGACATCCGTGTACTGCCGGTGAGCCTCGGCGTGCACGCGGCGATGTCCGGATCGTTCTGGATCGGCGAGTTCGCAGATGCGACTCCGATCGTCCATCTGGAACATCTGGCTCACGGGTCGTTCATCGACGAGCCGTCCGACGTGGAACCGTTCCTCACGGCACGCAGTAATCTACTTGCGGCTGCGTTGGACTCAGCCGAGTCGGCTGATCTCATCGCGGCGGCTGCTGAACGCCACGCGCGAGACGAGGCACGATGA
- a CDS encoding DUF397 domain-containing protein, whose product MTVDLPPDRWRTSTRTAQNGNCVEIGDGAELIAIRDTKDREGGTLVVSRVAFDSFLSSVKSARQS is encoded by the coding sequence ATGACGGTTGATCTCCCCCCTGATCGGTGGCGTACGTCCACCCGCACCGCCCAGAATGGCAACTGTGTCGAGATCGGCGACGGAGCAGAGTTAATAGCCATCCGCGACACCAAAGACCGCGAGGGCGGCACGCTCGTCGTCAGCCGGGTCGCCTTCGACTCATTCCTCAGCTCGGTCAAGTCCGCCCGGCAGAGCTGA
- a CDS encoding GNAT family N-acetyltransferase, translating to MWIRGDGAGLGPFSGDLVDQYWQWEQDPAVLVGYGRQTPDSLDNRREGYQHQARGTDDQLRFTVYDMSGAEPAPVGTTAVLIDHHVRTGEFVIQLSAASRGRGIGTEATRLTLDYAFHITNLRCVYLAVLSPNTAAIRAYEKAGFRTIGERRQSGYWLGEPANETLMDAIPADFPGTSAVRHIVEPAL from the coding sequence GTGTGGATTCGCGGGGACGGTGCCGGACTCGGCCCGTTCTCCGGTGACCTGGTGGACCAGTATTGGCAGTGGGAGCAGGACCCGGCCGTGTTGGTCGGCTACGGCCGACAGACGCCGGACTCACTGGACAACCGGCGCGAGGGATACCAGCACCAGGCACGCGGTACCGATGACCAACTACGGTTCACCGTGTACGACATGTCCGGTGCTGAGCCCGCGCCAGTCGGCACCACGGCGGTTCTGATTGATCACCACGTGCGGACCGGTGAGTTCGTCATTCAGCTCAGCGCGGCCAGCCGGGGCAGAGGCATTGGCACGGAAGCAACCCGGTTGACGCTGGACTATGCCTTTCACATCACGAACCTACGGTGCGTCTACCTGGCGGTGTTGTCCCCGAACACGGCCGCTATCCGGGCCTATGAGAAGGCCGGTTTCCGCACGATCGGGGAGCGCCGACAGTCCGGGTACTGGCTCGGTGAACCGGCGAACGAAACGCTCATGGACGCGATCCCGGCCGACTTCCCCGGAACGTCCGCCGTGCGACATATCGTTGAGCCTGCCCTGTGA
- a CDS encoding lasso peptide biosynthesis B2 protein, whose protein sequence is MSTQHITVPDHVRAADVGPATVIVNYRTGNVEILIGPAARWWAELAITGNPDAPGALDAASARTLLGQLGAAGLIVPTRRPRPWSPPVAGPPWVPSWGTHELAAGRAEPVRAPLGVTMRAGLALAVVFGVLGGGRGRTRMARLTRLLTWAARCATDPASAEHARQAVHAVRRAGLLAPGRVACLEESAAVALLLAVSRQRVTWCHGVAADPVRLHAWVETDDGHPVAEPPSTLRFTALRTIPVRNLGDENDEREKGTDRVDSRGRCRTRPVLR, encoded by the coding sequence GTGAGCACTCAACACATCACGGTCCCCGATCACGTCCGAGCGGCCGACGTGGGGCCGGCAACGGTGATCGTGAACTACCGCACGGGCAATGTGGAAATCCTGATCGGCCCGGCCGCCCGCTGGTGGGCCGAGCTGGCGATTACCGGCAACCCGGACGCGCCGGGCGCGCTGGACGCGGCGTCAGCGCGAACCCTGCTCGGCCAGCTCGGCGCGGCCGGACTGATTGTGCCGACCCGGCGGCCCCGGCCGTGGTCACCCCCGGTGGCGGGGCCGCCGTGGGTGCCGAGCTGGGGCACTCACGAACTGGCGGCCGGACGCGCGGAGCCGGTCCGCGCCCCGCTCGGCGTGACCATGCGCGCGGGCCTGGCCTTGGCCGTGGTGTTCGGCGTGCTCGGTGGCGGCCGGGGACGGACGCGCATGGCTCGGCTCACCCGGCTACTGACGTGGGCCGCCCGATGCGCCACCGACCCCGCGTCCGCCGAACATGCGCGCCAGGCTGTCCACGCGGTACGGCGGGCCGGACTTCTGGCCCCGGGCCGCGTGGCTTGTCTGGAAGAGTCGGCCGCCGTCGCACTGCTGTTGGCCGTGTCCCGCCAACGGGTGACGTGGTGCCACGGCGTGGCGGCCGATCCCGTACGGCTTCACGCTTGGGTGGAGACTGACGACGGACACCCGGTGGCCGAACCGCCGTCCACCTTGCGGTTCACGGCGCTACGCACCATCCCGGTACGCAACCTCGGAGACGAGAACGATGAACGAGAAAAGGGAACCGATCGTGTGGATTCGCGGGGACGGTGCCGGACTCGGCCCGTTCTCCGGTGA
- a CDS encoding albusnodin family lasso peptide gives MLTQFTQPDEDPTQQPNEHSTEQDPPVLLVSMGEASAVTLGQGKGSSEDKRRAYN, from the coding sequence ATGCTGACCCAGTTCACACAGCCGGACGAGGACCCGACGCAGCAGCCGAACGAGCACTCAACGGAGCAGGACCCGCCTGTGTTGCTGGTGTCGATGGGTGAGGCGTCGGCGGTGACGCTCGGCCAGGGCAAGGGCAGTTCAGAGGACAAGCGGCGGGCCTACAACTAG